In the genome of Pseudomonas putida, one region contains:
- a CDS encoding ABC transporter permease, with translation MSIDFVFLGDTLLQLLRALPTTLVLFAASVGLGTVLAGGVVWLRVCDVAALRHLARGYIFLFRGSPLLIQLFLLYYGLSQFPEVRQSPLWPVLRDPLACAVIALALCTAGYMAEIFRGGLLAVPAQQIEAGRAAGMSGWLLARRIIIPIALRSCLPAYSTEVILMMKATSLASLVTVYEISGVAQRIISETYRTLEVFLCAALIYLVLNFLIVRTLARVERWLSPTQPAAARPTTRKYALSVRRG, from the coding sequence ATGTCGATCGACTTTGTGTTTCTAGGCGACACCCTGCTGCAACTGCTGCGCGCCTTGCCCACCACCTTGGTGTTGTTCGCCGCCTCGGTGGGCTTGGGAACCGTGCTGGCCGGTGGGGTGGTGTGGCTGCGGGTGTGTGACGTGGCGGCGCTGCGCCACCTGGCGCGGGGCTACATCTTCTTGTTTCGCGGCTCGCCGCTGCTGATCCAGCTGTTCCTGTTGTACTACGGCCTGAGCCAGTTTCCCGAGGTGCGCCAGAGCCCGCTGTGGCCGGTGCTGCGCGACCCGCTGGCGTGCGCGGTGATCGCCCTGGCCCTGTGCACGGCCGGCTATATGGCCGAGATCTTCCGCGGCGGGCTGCTGGCGGTGCCGGCGCAGCAAATCGAGGCCGGGCGGGCGGCGGGGATGTCCGGTTGGCTGCTGGCGCGTCGGATCATCATCCCGATCGCCCTGCGCAGCTGCCTGCCGGCCTATTCGACAGAGGTCATCCTGATGATGAAGGCCACCTCCCTGGCCAGCTTGGTGACGGTCTACGAGATCTCCGGGGTGGCCCAGCGGATCATCTCCGAGACCTACCGCACGCTGGAGGTGTTCCTTTGCGCTGCGCTGATCTACCTGGTGTTGAACTTCCTGATCGTCCGCACACTGGCGCGGGTCGAGCGCTGGCTGTCGCCGACGCAACCGGCCGCCGCGCGACCGACAACAAGAAAGTACGCCTTGAGCGTGCGAAGAGGGTAA
- a CDS encoding ABC transporter ATP-binding protein: protein MTTGNDPVLEIKHLRKSFGNLEVLKGISLQAHQGDVVSILGSSGSGKSTFLRCINLLETPDAGEIHVAGEQIAFKRGRHRLPVPADRRQVDRLRPELGMVFQSFGLWSHMTVLENVIEGPLHVQKRPRAECIEQAEALLEKVGMADKRHHYPAFLSGGQQQRVAIARTLAMRPRVILFDEPTSALDPELVGEVLKVMRSLAEEGRTMLVVTHEMGFARNVSNRVVFMHQGLIEAQGSPEEMFKDQRSERFSRFILSQA from the coding sequence ATGACAACTGGCAACGATCCGGTGCTCGAGATCAAGCACCTGCGCAAATCCTTCGGCAACCTGGAGGTGCTCAAGGGCATCTCGCTCCAGGCCCATCAGGGGGACGTGGTGTCGATCCTCGGCTCCAGCGGTTCGGGCAAGAGCACCTTCCTGCGCTGCATCAACCTGCTGGAGACGCCCGATGCGGGGGAGATCCACGTGGCCGGCGAGCAGATTGCCTTCAAACGCGGTCGCCACCGCCTGCCGGTGCCCGCCGACCGGCGCCAGGTGGACCGCCTGCGCCCGGAGCTGGGCATGGTGTTCCAGAGCTTTGGCCTGTGGTCGCACATGACCGTGCTGGAGAACGTCATCGAAGGGCCGCTGCATGTGCAGAAGCGCCCGCGGGCCGAGTGCATCGAGCAGGCCGAGGCGCTGTTGGAGAAGGTGGGCATGGCGGACAAGCGCCACCATTACCCGGCATTTCTTTCCGGCGGCCAGCAGCAGCGGGTGGCCATCGCCCGCACCCTGGCGATGCGGCCACGGGTGATCCTGTTCGATGAGCCCACCTCAGCGCTGGACCCGGAACTGGTCGGCGAAGTGCTCAAGGTCATGCGCTCGCTCGCCGAGGAGGGCCGGACCATGCTGGTGGTGACCCATGAGATGGGCTTTGCCCGCAACGTGTCCAACCGGGTGGTGTTCATGCACCAAGGGCTGATCGAGGCCCAGGGCTCGCCTGAGGAGATGTTCAAGGACCAGCGCTCGGAGCGCTTCAGCCGGTTCATCCTCAGCCAGGCCTGA